From Rutidosis leptorrhynchoides isolate AG116_Rl617_1_P2 chromosome 3, CSIRO_AGI_Rlap_v1, whole genome shotgun sequence, a single genomic window includes:
- the LOC139897629 gene encoding E3 ubiquitin-protein ligase AIRP2-like gives MDMMYYPLGRCSFDESLKVLEADIQHANDLAAAIPRAKDGVRFQMKLVYNELAPLIMFLFQWIDSSCSCLLPRYFNPVYVLVYKVYADGRLKISKHGRKATINNFYAVILPSLRRLHYDLVELEYPVVSGCKGQSLRMETSEQKKLENQNSFTNLDLERDNECGICLEPCTKIVLPNCCHAMCINCYRDWNTRSASCPFCRGNLTRVKSRDLWVLTCDDEVMDADRVADEDLVRFYLYINNLPKDDPDAVFFMYSEYLM, from the exons ATGGATATGATGTATTACCCACTTGGTAGATGCTCTTTTGATGAATCTTTGAAGGTTCTTGAAGCTGATATACAACATGCCAATGATCT GGCAGCTGCGATTCCTAGAGCCAAAGATGGTGTGCGATTTCAAATGAAACTGGTTTACAATGAATTAGCACCACTTATTATGTTCTTGTTTCAATGGATTGATTCCTCTTGCTCTTGTCTATTGCCTAGATACTTCAACCCTGTTTATGTTCTTGTCTACAAG GTTTACGCAGATGGAAGACTGAAGATTTCTAAACATGGAAGAAAGGCAACAATTAACAATTTTTACG CTGTGATATTGCCATCTTTGAGAAGGCTACATTATGACTTGGTGGAGCTCGAATATCCAGTAGTCAGTGGTTGTAAAGGACAGAGCTTGAGGATGGAGACATCAGAACAAAAGAAACTCGAAAACCAAAATAGTTTCACAAATCTTGATCTTGAAAGAGATAACGAATGCGGGATCTGTTTAGAACCTTGTACAAAGATTGTTTTGCCTAATTGTTGTCACGCCATGTGTATCAACTGTTATCGAGACTG GAACACAAGGTCTGCGTCTTGCCCATTTTGTCGAGGAAATTTAACGAGAGTAAAATCACGTGATTTATGGGTATTAACATGTGACGATGAAGTTATGGATGCGGATCGTGTTGCAGATGAGGATTTAGTGAGGTTCTATCTTTATATTAATAATCTCCCAAAAGATGATCCTGATGCTGTTTTCTTTATGTATTCTGAATATCTAATGTAA